A stretch of the Deinococcus sp. KSM4-11 genome encodes the following:
- a CDS encoding DUF11 domain-containing protein yields MQKAPALLVLMAALAAGSASAAGTLAGTTITNTASAEFPDPNNPTDPTKNISSPSNTVSTVVLPKPAFDVTYSDGTTDGGTQNDLSTTTVVTSGAVPGQQIATNYSLVNNGNVTLGIILNADTTGSASGEVVKYYRLNTDGSRGAEIVAGSTVTVLADDPATPGTDEGVIKIVQVVTLPTDPTLITPASVFGASPVGTVTGTQGADPLVTPGNGYANGSTVTEDGKAAATDRQFVRVTVFTPVLDNNPNTSVTNPVDSQGNPITNPALIPPVTSVDVPTETTGKANDNTPVVTTAGYVTPGAPASDPTPGGTPIVPNVATDEQFAYPKADTNATPDTVVFTNTLKNTGAASDTVQLYPVLANGTADPAYTYDDTTGVFTNTTTGVKVSFLDPVTGAVIKKSTDPTNPTAALYPTVTVPANSTGVYRVQVIFPDLNDSDPISQVSVQIGADSLKDADVVSNAATRDTILPPASQFGDATVAQGADSAPTPVQIVNPNGATGGSTSPDGGGASGDRTAIFPMDVANNGQYNDSYTLSGSVTFTDAVTGLPTAAVPVLYYAPDGTLLPRVSSVSTDPGYNQFITPVIAPGTEYKPIAVVQTPAGTKTGDYTVSQTSVGNYSTTSNTDTNDIIRVSPIGSVPVAKFAAKAGVAAGTDPYAGIPNPAGYTATGTNGAKPGDRISYRIIAKNNYNTAVTTFFLRDTVPANTELFSVALNPTAAKTIYRVNSGSWSATVPAAGLAAGTVIDTALDLNNDSIPDDLAPGATLSVDFVVTVK; encoded by the coding sequence ATGCAAAAAGCTCCCGCCCTACTCGTCCTGATGGCCGCCCTCGCCGCTGGTTCGGCCAGCGCCGCCGGTACTCTGGCCGGCACGACCATCACGAACACCGCCAGCGCCGAGTTCCCGGATCCCAACAACCCCACGGATCCGACCAAGAACATCAGCAGCCCGTCGAACACCGTGTCCACGGTCGTGCTGCCCAAGCCCGCCTTCGACGTCACGTACTCGGACGGCACCACCGACGGCGGCACCCAGAATGACCTGAGCACGACCACCGTGGTCACGTCCGGCGCGGTGCCCGGTCAGCAGATTGCCACGAACTACTCGCTGGTGAACAACGGGAACGTCACGCTGGGAATCATCCTGAACGCCGACACGACCGGCAGCGCTTCGGGCGAGGTCGTCAAGTACTACCGCCTGAACACTGACGGCAGCCGCGGGGCGGAGATCGTGGCGGGCAGCACAGTGACCGTCCTGGCCGACGATCCCGCGACCCCCGGCACCGACGAGGGCGTGATCAAGATCGTGCAGGTCGTCACGCTGCCGACCGATCCGACCCTGATCACGCCGGCGAGCGTGTTCGGCGCGAGCCCGGTGGGCACCGTGACCGGCACGCAGGGCGCCGATCCGCTCGTCACGCCCGGCAACGGCTACGCGAACGGCAGCACCGTGACCGAAGACGGCAAGGCGGCGGCCACCGACCGCCAGTTCGTGCGCGTGACCGTGTTCACGCCCGTCCTGGACAACAACCCCAACACCAGCGTCACGAACCCCGTCGACAGCCAGGGCAACCCCATCACGAACCCCGCCCTGATTCCTCCGGTCACGAGCGTGGACGTGCCCACCGAGACGACCGGCAAGGCGAACGACAACACCCCGGTCGTGACCACCGCCGGGTACGTCACGCCCGGCGCGCCCGCGTCGGATCCCACGCCCGGCGGCACGCCGATCGTGCCGAACGTGGCCACCGATGAACAGTTCGCGTACCCCAAGGCCGACACCAACGCCACTCCCGACACGGTCGTGTTCACGAACACCCTGAAGAACACCGGCGCCGCAAGCGACACCGTGCAACTCTACCCGGTGCTGGCCAACGGCACCGCTGATCCCGCGTACACCTACGACGACACAACCGGCGTGTTCACCAACACCACGACCGGCGTGAAGGTCAGCTTCCTGGATCCGGTGACGGGCGCAGTCATCAAGAAATCCACCGACCCCACCAATCCCACTGCCGCGCTGTACCCGACCGTGACCGTGCCGGCCAACAGCACCGGCGTGTACCGCGTCCAGGTGATCTTCCCCGATCTGAACGACTCCGATCCCATCAGCCAGGTCAGTGTGCAGATCGGCGCCGACTCGCTCAAGGACGCGGACGTCGTCTCGAACGCCGCGACCCGCGACACCATCCTGCCGCCCGCCTCGCAGTTCGGCGACGCGACCGTCGCGCAGGGCGCCGACTCCGCGCCGACCCCGGTACAGATCGTCAACCCGAACGGCGCGACCGGCGGGTCGACCAGCCCGGATGGCGGCGGCGCGAGCGGGGATCGCACGGCCATCTTCCCCATGGACGTGGCGAACAACGGCCAGTACAACGATTCGTACACGCTGAGCGGCAGCGTGACCTTCACCGACGCCGTGACGGGCCTGCCGACCGCCGCCGTGCCCGTGCTGTACTACGCGCCGGACGGCACCCTGCTGCCCCGCGTGAGCTCGGTGTCCACCGATCCCGGCTACAACCAGTTCATCACGCCGGTCATCGCTCCGGGCACCGAGTACAAGCCCATCGCGGTCGTCCAGACACCCGCCGGCACCAAGACCGGGGACTACACGGTCAGCCAGACCTCCGTCGGCAACTACAGCACCACGTCCAACACCGATACCAACGACATCATCCGCGTGTCGCCCATCGGCAGCGTGCCGGTCGCGAAGTTCGCCGCGAAGGCTGGCGTGGCCGCTGGCACCGACCCATACGCTGGAATTCCGAACCCCGCCGGCTATACCGCGACCGGGACGAACGGCGCCAAGCCCGGCGACCGCATCAGCTACCGGATCATCGCGAAGAACAACTACAACACCGCCGTGACCACCTTCTTCCTGCGTGACACCGTGCCGGCCAACACCGAGCTGTTCAGCGTGGCCCTGAACCCGACCGCCGCCAAGACCATCTACCGCGTGAACAGCGGCTCGTGGTCGGCCACGGTGCCCGCCGCTGGGCTGGCCGCCGGAACCGTCATCGATACGGCGCTCGACCTCAACAACGACTCCATCCCCGATGACCTCGCGCCGGGCGCGACCCTCAGCGTGGACTTCGTCGTCACCGTCAAATAA
- a CDS encoding LysE family translocator, which translates to MPELPTLLTFAVAALALLLIPGPSVLYIVARSMQQGRRAGLVSALGVQTGGLVHVFAATLGVSALVLSSALLFSVLKFAGAAYLIFLGVRTLLARDEVVDVALPPAQPLSRIFWQGATVNALNPKTAIFFLAFLPQFVHPARGPVWIQTLTLGLVFLALASVSDSTYALLAGSVGRKLRGNRLFARRQKYVTGGVYVALGLGTATVGHS; encoded by the coding sequence ATGCCTGAGCTGCCGACCCTCCTGACCTTCGCGGTGGCGGCCCTGGCGCTGCTGCTGATTCCAGGGCCGAGCGTCCTGTACATCGTGGCGCGATCCATGCAGCAGGGCCGCCGGGCGGGACTGGTGTCGGCGCTGGGCGTGCAGACGGGCGGGCTGGTGCACGTGTTCGCGGCCACGCTGGGGGTGTCGGCGCTGGTGCTGTCCTCTGCCCTGCTGTTCAGCGTCCTGAAATTCGCCGGCGCGGCGTACCTGATCTTCCTCGGGGTGCGCACACTGCTGGCCAGAGATGAGGTGGTGGACGTGGCCCTGCCGCCTGCCCAGCCGCTCTCGCGGATTTTCTGGCAGGGTGCCACCGTGAACGCCCTGAACCCCAAGACGGCCATCTTCTTCCTGGCCTTCCTGCCGCAGTTTGTGCACCCGGCGCGCGGGCCGGTGTGGATACAGACCCTCACGCTGGGGCTAGTGTTCCTGGCGCTCGCCTCGGTCAGCGATTCCACATATGCCCTGCTGGCAGGCAGCGTCGGCCGGAAACTGCGGGGGAACCGCCTGTTTGCCCGGCGACAGAAGTATGTGACCGGCGGGGTCTACGTCGCGCTCGGTCTGGGCACGGCGACGGTCGGCCACAGTTGA
- a CDS encoding transglycosylase domain-containing protein, translating to MKWLTGLGVLLMVALGSAGGLWYAWGRDLPSVSDLDVLEFSGQTRVYDRTGTLVGTLTPSLDSSGGVNRNLVPLGQIAAPLQKAVVTSEDRRFYEHHGVDYIGIARGLLKGLLKNDLEGGSSITQQVVKNTLLADLHAARTPERKFKEAVLAYQLDRTYDKQKILNAYLNIVYWGDGGRSDIVGAGTAAHAYFHKNAADLNLAESVYLATIIPAPNRRYKEFKEYRPLMKDLLARMVEDGRVTQAQANEAWKTPIYPAGWRIGWNDDGTVRSAILERPERLQENITAFEAQDGPKYAYQHYLQAVEKELLPIIGRKALYGGGRIVTGMSVPAQQAAEQASLNAQLPDGATLGIALVSPVNGEVLALVGQKLTGGRASDWNNATQARRQVGSSIKPLLYTLALQKGWKQSDTVLDSPLTNNDYQPQNYDGRWTGRYVTMRYALDHSLNLPTVRIGQEIGVPTFEAKLRELGLTPPDQGGLSLTIGTLEASPLQMAEAYAAFANGGLYYAPSLVRTVEDARGKVLYARPAPAAHRVWDAQTAFLGLDMIRGVVNDLSESQGGLATRALIPGWPVGGKTGTTNDIKDLWFAGVTPTVAGAVWVGKQDGGTLPTWAYSGVVPTPVWQQAVAGALQGQTPVRFQEPAGIAYRTIRQVDMAFRTAEADQEPVARDGSGQQGGFFTRRRPPAPESTPAPEPAAATQDATPDASTITPDPSTATPVEPVPADPTSTDSTVTDPGTVDPGTVTPDVAPAPDSTLMDTAPPADTVTPSTDTVPADSAIVDAAPPEALPTDQGTTDPSPAPNTGTPTESTQDPLPPDAVPPADQSTPAPTNEIPPLN from the coding sequence GTGAAATGGCTGACCGGTCTGGGCGTCCTGCTGATGGTGGCGCTGGGCAGCGCGGGTGGCTTGTGGTATGCGTGGGGCCGCGACCTGCCCAGCGTGTCCGATCTGGACGTGCTGGAATTCAGCGGCCAGACGCGCGTGTACGACCGCACGGGCACCCTGGTCGGTACCCTCACGCCCAGCCTGGACTCGTCGGGCGGCGTGAACCGCAACCTCGTGCCGCTGGGCCAGATCGCCGCGCCGCTGCAAAAGGCCGTGGTGACCAGTGAAGACCGGCGCTTCTACGAGCATCACGGCGTGGATTACATCGGCATCGCGCGCGGGCTGCTCAAGGGCCTGCTGAAGAACGACCTGGAGGGGGGCAGCTCGATTACGCAGCAGGTCGTGAAGAACACGCTGCTGGCCGATCTGCACGCGGCCCGCACGCCGGAACGCAAGTTCAAGGAAGCTGTGCTGGCCTACCAGCTCGACCGCACCTACGACAAGCAGAAGATCCTGAACGCGTACCTGAACATCGTGTACTGGGGCGATGGCGGGCGCAGCGACATCGTCGGGGCCGGTACGGCCGCGCACGCGTACTTCCACAAGAACGCGGCGGATCTGAACCTCGCGGAGAGCGTCTACCTGGCGACCATCATTCCTGCGCCGAATCGCCGCTACAAGGAGTTCAAGGAATACCGCCCGCTGATGAAGGATCTGCTGGCACGCATGGTCGAGGACGGCCGCGTGACGCAGGCGCAGGCGAACGAGGCGTGGAAGACGCCGATCTACCCGGCGGGCTGGCGGATCGGCTGGAACGACGACGGCACGGTACGCAGCGCCATCCTGGAGCGCCCAGAACGCCTGCAGGAGAACATCACGGCCTTCGAGGCGCAGGACGGCCCGAAGTACGCATACCAGCATTATCTACAGGCGGTCGAGAAGGAACTGCTGCCGATCATCGGGCGCAAGGCGCTGTACGGGGGCGGGCGGATCGTGACCGGCATGAGCGTGCCCGCGCAGCAGGCGGCGGAGCAGGCCAGCCTGAACGCCCAGCTCCCGGACGGCGCGACCCTGGGGATTGCGCTGGTCAGTCCCGTGAACGGCGAGGTGCTGGCCCTGGTCGGGCAGAAGCTCACGGGCGGGCGGGCCAGCGACTGGAACAATGCCACGCAGGCGCGGCGGCAGGTGGGCAGTTCCATCAAGCCGCTGCTGTACACGCTGGCGCTGCAAAAGGGCTGGAAGCAGAGCGACACGGTGCTGGACTCGCCGCTGACGAACAACGACTACCAGCCGCAGAATTACGATGGCCGGTGGACCGGGCGCTACGTGACCATGCGCTACGCCCTGGACCACTCGCTGAACCTGCCGACCGTGCGGATCGGGCAGGAGATCGGCGTGCCGACCTTCGAGGCGAAACTGCGTGAACTGGGCCTCACCCCCCCCGATCAGGGTGGGCTCTCGCTGACCATCGGCACGCTGGAGGCCAGCCCCCTGCAGATGGCCGAGGCGTACGCCGCCTTCGCGAACGGCGGCCTGTACTACGCGCCCAGCCTGGTCCGCACGGTCGAGGACGCGCGTGGCAAGGTGCTATACGCCCGCCCGGCCCCCGCCGCGCACCGCGTGTGGGACGCCCAGACGGCCTTCCTGGGGCTGGACATGATCCGGGGCGTGGTGAACGACCTGAGCGAGTCGCAGGGAGGCCTGGCCACCCGCGCGCTGATTCCCGGATGGCCAGTCGGCGGAAAGACCGGCACCACCAACGACATCAAGGACCTGTGGTTCGCCGGGGTCACGCCGACCGTCGCGGGCGCCGTGTGGGTGGGCAAGCAGGATGGCGGCACACTGCCCACGTGGGCCTACAGCGGCGTGGTGCCCACCCCGGTGTGGCAGCAGGCGGTCGCCGGCGCGCTCCAGGGGCAAACGCCTGTCAGGTTTCAGGAGCCCGCCGGAATCGCGTACCGCACCATCCGGCAGGTGGACATGGCCTTCCGCACGGCCGAGGCCGATCAGGAACCCGTCGCCCGCGACGGCAGTGGGCAGCAGGGCGGGTTCTTCACGCGCCGCCGCCCGCCCGCGCCGGAGTCCACCCCCGCACCCGAACCGGCCGCCGCCACCCAGGACGCCACGCCGGATGCCAGCACCATCACCCCTGACCCGTCGACCGCTACACCCGTGGAGCCCGTTCCAGCTGATCCCACCTCGACCGATTCGACCGTGACAGACCCGGGCACCGTCGATCCAGGTACCGTCACGCCGGACGTCGCCCCAGCGCCCGACTCCACCCTGATGGACACCGCGCCACCGGCCGACACCGTGACTCCATCAACCGATACGGTGCCGGCGGACTCCGCGATCGTCGACGCCGCGCCGCCCGAAGCGCTGCCGACAGATCAGGGCACGACCGACCCATCGCCCGCGCCGAACACCGGTACACCCACGGAGTCCACGCAGGATCCCCTGCCGCCGGACGCCGTGCCCCCAGCCGATCAGAGCACGCCAGCGCCGACCAACGAAATCCCTCCCCTGAACTGA
- the ttcA gene encoding tRNA 2-thiocytidine(32) synthetase TtcA gives MPSPLTAHTDALLRPIVRAAGQAIADYAMIEAGDRVMVCVSGGKDSYTLLDVLLHLQRVAPIDFELVAVNLDQGQPGFPVEVLPRHLRDLGVTHDVIRQDTYSVVKEKVPEGKTTCALCSRLRRGALYAHARRIGATKIALGHHREDILETFFMNLFHGARLKAMPPKLQSDDGTNVVIRPLAYVPEASIAAYALARAFPIIPCDLCGSQPNLQREVVGRMLADWEREQPGRSNTMLRALANVDASHLLDGDLFNFTELSAVGQRAAGPDPAVLAGLDELPMLG, from the coding sequence ATGCCCAGCCCGCTGACCGCTCACACCGACGCCCTGCTGCGGCCCATCGTCCGCGCGGCCGGGCAGGCGATCGCCGACTACGCCATGATCGAGGCCGGTGACCGCGTGATGGTCTGCGTGAGCGGCGGCAAGGACAGCTACACCCTGCTCGACGTGCTGCTGCACCTTCAGCGTGTGGCGCCCATCGACTTCGAGCTCGTCGCCGTGAACCTCGACCAGGGCCAGCCGGGCTTCCCGGTCGAGGTGCTGCCGCGCCACCTGCGTGACCTGGGCGTGACACACGACGTGATCCGCCAGGACACCTACTCGGTCGTGAAGGAGAAGGTGCCTGAGGGCAAGACCACCTGCGCGCTGTGCAGTCGGCTGCGCCGGGGCGCGCTGTACGCCCACGCCCGCCGGATCGGGGCCACGAAAATCGCTCTAGGGCACCACCGCGAGGACATCCTCGAAACCTTTTTCATGAACCTCTTCCATGGCGCCCGCCTGAAAGCCATGCCTCCCAAGCTCCAGTCCGACGACGGCACGAACGTCGTGATTCGCCCCCTCGCCTACGTGCCCGAGGCGTCCATTGCGGCCTATGCGCTGGCCCGCGCGTTCCCGATTATTCCCTGCGACCTGTGCGGCTCGCAGCCGAACCTGCAACGCGAGGTCGTGGGGCGGATGCTGGCCGACTGGGAACGCGAGCAGCCCGGCCGCTCGAACACCATGCTGCGCGCCCTAGCAAACGTGGACGCCAGCCACCTGCTCGACGGCGATCTGTTCAACTTTACGGAGCTGAGCGCGGTGGGGCAGAGGGCGGCTGGGCCTGACCCCGCAGTGCTGGCCGGCCTAGACGAATTGCCGATGCTGGGGTAG
- a CDS encoding isopeptide-forming domain-containing fimbrial protein, with protein sequence MKPAVPSVLRSALLGLLSLASVAGAVGTPAGTVISNQASALFATPNPQDPQESASNIVSTVVQPVCAVSVGPDGTAALPGQSATLLPGERAVFPYTVVNTGNATQTFPVQNVMDPSSTISPAVHVIVDTNANGRPDASEPEVSSVTLDADAQATLLLVVDTGSAQGDAFVNLVAGCAGGVQDADNVSRVHVGPPPDLAVTKTFTPALVRPGSETTVNVTANNTGQGASHVLTLTDLLDAQAAQGLTFVPGSAQTTQGTLEYTTDGTLWTTTETQPVRGVRVSVPSLSAGGTLALTFRMLAGPSAENHVIPNTATGTTDNVTVSSTATADVRYLPAVALGPVGVPTAPEGTAADRQTMPFAVKGQPVCFDHTLLNTGDVRDDFTLTITYPQGAATATLLTAAGQPLAQPITLDPGQSTMVRVCYDAQSGPLDALITATGARGETNSTHDTVSAVESGLPELTKSYAATTLGADGQTMPVPAGTTVAVGDRITYTLVVHNPYTHELTNAVASDPLPAHVDAVSTTAGGVISGQPGAQTIMWPLGTLAPGETRTLEAVTTVSARAVDGEALQNVFTLTTTELGTPLPSNEVTTPVWSSQLRITKTVSAKEASYGDRLTYTLNITNQSATTAIETADVADTPARGLEYAPGSSTLNGQPLADPVITAGTLHWTLSTIPAGQTVTITYQARVTPEATGELVNTVVVSGTGAGGVARAVASNRATAVIKLNPLLFAPLADIVGVVYVDRNRDGRFEADIDTPVPRARVLLAGGRQVLTDPQGRYSFPNVSLGAQALRLDPNTTPYPPLQVAPDGGSSGTRTVYLRGLTSVDFPMAPLGGDIDVLRYTTLLIGDVTLEKTVALSQDGYVVTLHIVTPGALDDVQLTDPLPGDATLKDGRNTYAGSLAAGEHTFTYRFTWAGEPRAATTDPVMSWRYGP encoded by the coding sequence GTGAAACCAGCCGTTCCCTCCGTCCTGCGCTCTGCCCTGCTCGGCCTGCTCTCGCTGGCGAGCGTGGCGGGCGCGGTCGGCACGCCCGCCGGCACCGTCATCTCCAACCAGGCGTCTGCGCTGTTCGCCACGCCCAACCCCCAGGATCCCCAGGAGTCCGCGTCGAACATCGTCAGCACTGTCGTGCAGCCGGTGTGTGCGGTCAGCGTGGGCCCGGACGGTACGGCGGCGCTGCCCGGCCAGAGCGCCACGCTGCTGCCCGGCGAGCGGGCCGTGTTCCCCTACACGGTCGTGAACACCGGCAACGCCACGCAGACCTTCCCCGTGCAGAACGTCATGGACCCGAGCAGCACCATCAGCCCCGCCGTGCACGTGATCGTGGATACCAACGCCAACGGGCGGCCGGACGCCAGCGAGCCCGAGGTGAGCAGCGTGACCCTGGATGCTGACGCCCAGGCCACGCTGCTGCTGGTCGTGGATACCGGCAGCGCGCAGGGCGACGCCTTCGTGAACCTGGTGGCCGGGTGCGCCGGGGGCGTGCAGGACGCGGACAACGTGAGCCGCGTGCACGTGGGCCCACCCCCAGACTTGGCCGTGACCAAGACCTTCACGCCCGCCCTGGTGCGCCCCGGCAGCGAGACGACGGTGAACGTCACGGCGAACAACACCGGCCAGGGGGCCAGCCACGTGCTCACCCTGACCGATCTACTCGACGCGCAGGCCGCGCAGGGCCTGACGTTCGTGCCCGGCAGCGCCCAGACCACGCAGGGCACCCTGGAGTACACCACCGACGGCACGCTCTGGACGACCACCGAGACCCAGCCGGTGCGCGGCGTACGCGTCAGCGTGCCCAGCCTGAGCGCCGGGGGCACCCTCGCCCTGACCTTCCGCATGCTGGCCGGCCCCAGCGCCGAGAACCACGTGATCCCGAACACCGCGACCGGCACGACCGACAACGTGACCGTCAGCTCTACCGCTACCGCCGACGTGCGCTACCTGCCCGCCGTGGCCCTGGGCCCGGTGGGCGTGCCCACAGCGCCCGAGGGCACCGCCGCCGACCGTCAGACCATGCCGTTCGCGGTCAAGGGGCAACCCGTGTGCTTCGACCACACGCTGCTGAACACCGGTGACGTGCGCGACGACTTCACGCTCACCATCACCTACCCGCAGGGCGCCGCCACGGCCACCCTGTTGACCGCCGCCGGCCAGCCGCTGGCGCAGCCGATCACCCTCGACCCCGGACAGAGCACCATGGTTCGGGTCTGCTACGACGCGCAGTCCGGGCCGCTGGACGCCCTGATCACCGCGACCGGCGCGCGTGGCGAGACCAACAGCACGCACGACACGGTCTCGGCAGTCGAGTCGGGCCTGCCGGAACTGACCAAGTCCTATGCCGCGACCACCCTCGGGGCCGATGGCCAGACCATGCCGGTGCCTGCGGGCACCACTGTCGCCGTCGGAGACCGGATCACGTACACCCTCGTGGTGCACAACCCCTACACGCATGAACTCACGAACGCCGTGGCGAGCGACCCGCTGCCCGCCCACGTGGACGCCGTGAGCACCACGGCGGGCGGCGTGATCAGCGGCCAGCCGGGCGCACAGACCATCATGTGGCCGCTGGGCACCCTGGCGCCCGGCGAGACCCGCACGCTGGAGGCCGTCACGACCGTCAGCGCCCGCGCCGTGGACGGCGAGGCCCTGCAGAACGTCTTCACCCTGACCACCACCGAACTGGGCACGCCGCTGCCCAGCAACGAGGTCACGACGCCTGTGTGGTCCTCACAGTTGCGGATCACGAAGACCGTCAGCGCGAAGGAAGCGTCCTACGGCGACCGCCTGACCTACACCCTGAACATCACCAACCAGTCCGCCACGACTGCCATCGAGACCGCCGATGTGGCCGACACGCCCGCCCGCGGCCTGGAGTACGCGCCCGGCAGCAGCACCCTGAACGGCCAGCCCCTGGCAGATCCGGTGATCACGGCCGGCACGCTGCACTGGACGCTCAGCACCATCCCGGCCGGACAGACGGTCACCATCACCTACCAGGCCCGCGTGACGCCCGAGGCGACCGGTGAACTCGTGAACACCGTGGTGGTCAGCGGCACCGGGGCGGGCGGCGTGGCCCGCGCCGTCGCCAGCAACCGCGCGACGGCCGTGATCAAACTCAACCCGCTGCTGTTCGCGCCGCTGGCCGACATCGTGGGCGTGGTGTACGTAGACCGCAACCGCGACGGGCGCTTCGAAGCGGACATCGACACGCCGGTGCCGCGCGCCCGCGTGCTGCTCGCCGGGGGCCGCCAGGTGCTGACCGACCCCCAGGGCCGCTACTCCTTCCCGAACGTCTCGCTGGGCGCGCAGGCGCTGCGCCTTGACCCGAACACCACGCCGTATCCGCCGCTGCAGGTCGCGCCGGATGGTGGCTCGAGCGGGACCCGCACGGTGTACCTGCGCGGCCTGACCAGCGTAGACTTCCCGATGGCCCCGCTGGGCGGCGATATCGACGTGCTGCGGTATACGACCCTGCTGATCGGGGACGTGACCCTCGAGAAGACCGTGGCGCTGAGCCAGGACGGCTACGTGGTCACCCTGCACATCGTGACGCCGGGCGCCCTGGACGACGTGCAGCTGACCGATCCGCTGCCGGGCGACGCCACCTTGAAAGACGGCCGCAATACCTACGCCGGTAGCCTCGCAGCAGGTGAACACACCTTCACCTACCGCTTCACGTGGGCAGGCGAACCCAGAGCTGCCACCACGGATCCGGTCATGAGCTGGAGGTACGGACCGTGA
- a CDS encoding N-acyl homoserine lactonase family protein → MTQSAVTRLYLMQVGIMPEYHIPIVCSLVQTDDGRNILIDTGLPEVLPEEASDFKNGQDVIEQLAGIGLTPDDIDTVISTHYDIDHAGRHAAFTKANYVVQRVHHLDAATNPRFAPLRSQWDQPVERIRLIDGDTELLPGLELVETSGHVPGHQSVVVRLPNTGAVLLTVDAVPFAVGFTREPQDDGSNPDAEAVRASTIKLLDLVEREQIGLVIFGHDTAQWEGLKMLPAYYD, encoded by the coding sequence ATGACCCAGAGCGCCGTGACGCGTCTTTATCTGATGCAGGTTGGAATCATGCCCGAATACCACATCCCGATTGTCTGCTCTCTGGTGCAGACGGATGACGGCAGAAACATTCTGATTGATACCGGTTTGCCCGAGGTTCTGCCTGAAGAAGCATCGGATTTTAAGAATGGGCAGGACGTTATCGAGCAGTTGGCAGGCATTGGGTTGACACCGGACGATATCGATACGGTCATCTCGACGCATTACGATATTGATCACGCTGGAAGACACGCAGCGTTCACGAAGGCGAATTATGTCGTTCAGCGGGTGCATCATCTGGATGCGGCGACCAATCCGCGTTTTGCTCCTCTTCGATCCCAATGGGATCAGCCAGTGGAGCGCATTCGGCTGATAGACGGAGACACGGAACTGCTGCCGGGGCTGGAGCTGGTCGAGACGAGCGGCCACGTGCCGGGGCATCAATCGGTGGTGGTGCGACTGCCCAACACGGGGGCCGTGTTGTTGACGGTTGACGCGGTGCCCTTCGCCGTGGGGTTTACCCGTGAGCCGCAGGACGACGGGAGCAACCCAGACGCCGAAGCGGTGCGGGCCAGCACCATCAAGCTGCTCGATCTGGTAGAGCGCGAGCAGATCGGGCTGGTCATCTTCGGGCACGATACGGCGCAGTGGGAAGGGCTAAAGATGCTGCCGGCGTATTACGACTGA
- a CDS encoding SDR family oxidoreductase, giving the protein MANLGSSTVMLTGAGGALATAIAQELEDAGAQMVLVGRGDSLARAADRFPATEVLDLDLTQDSAVDELRKVKVDVLVHTVGAFAMQDVQKATTDDYRKMFDANMLSLFHAVQGVLPHMLKSKDGLILGVSAGQAARMTGPKAALYTASKAALSAYILSLHDELKAKGVRGMVLYPMGAIDTPANRDDGLKWETMIDPRGLAKSVAHALTRPDRAHMTELKVYPDEEK; this is encoded by the coding sequence ATGGCGAACCTCGGCTCCTCCACAGTCATGCTCACGGGGGCAGGCGGCGCCCTGGCCACCGCCATTGCCCAGGAACTGGAAGATGCTGGCGCGCAGATGGTGCTCGTCGGGCGCGGTGACTCCCTGGCCCGCGCCGCCGACCGCTTCCCCGCCACCGAAGTGCTCGACCTCGACCTGACCCAGGACAGCGCCGTCGATGAACTCCGCAAGGTGAAGGTGGATGTTCTGGTGCACACTGTTGGGGCCTTCGCCATGCAGGACGTGCAGAAGGCCACCACTGACGACTACCGCAAGATGTTCGACGCGAACATGCTCTCGCTGTTCCACGCGGTGCAGGGCGTATTGCCGCACATGCTCAAATCCAAGGACGGCCTGATCCTGGGGGTCAGCGCCGGACAGGCCGCCCGCATGACCGGCCCCAAGGCGGCCCTGTACACCGCCAGCAAGGCCGCCCTGAGCGCCTACATCCTGAGCCTGCACGACGAACTGAAGGCCAAGGGCGTGCGTGGCATGGTGCTCTACCCCATGGGGGCCATCGACACGCCCGCCAACCGCGACGACGGCCTGAAATGGGAGACCATGATCGACCCGCGCGGCCTCGCCAAGAGTGTGGCCCACGCCCTAACCCGGCCTGACCGCGCCCACATGACCGAGCTGAAGGTCTACCCGGACGAGGAGAAGTAG